A genome region from Gambusia affinis linkage group LG24, SWU_Gaff_1.0, whole genome shotgun sequence includes the following:
- the urp2 gene encoding urotensin II-related peptide, with amino-acid sequence MAGRSQTSTDTARPDNRAKILKMISVLAELHKTFNSTLSSQITLIPHANSKNPRRKSKVLPAPVKTTAASLPALLTTASRSSPDSIALSMPDRNFRKSLPPQTKKTNKRVCFWKYCSQN; translated from the exons ATGGCTGGAAGATCACAAACAAGTACAGACACTGCCAGGCCAGATAATCGAGCCAAGATACTGAAGATGATCTCAGTCCTCGCAGAGCTGCACAAGACCTTCAACAGCACACTGAGTTCACAAATCACTCTTATCCCTCATG caaacagcaaaaatcctagaagaaaaagtaaagtg CTCCCTGCTCCAGTAAAGACAACTGCTGCCTCTCTGCCAGCCTTGCTGACCACTGCTTCCAGGTCAAGCCCAGACTCTATTGCCCTGAGTATGCCGGACCGAAACTTCAGGAAGTCTCTGCCACCACAGACCAAGAAGACCAACAAAAGAG TGTGTTTCTGGAAGTACTGTTCCCAGAACTGA